Proteins encoded by one window of Streptococcus suis S735:
- a CDS encoding mannonate dehydratase, whose amino-acid sequence MKMSFRWYGKKDPVTLEEIKAIPGMQGIVTAVYDVPVGQAWPLENILELKKMVEEAGLEITVIESIPVHEDIKQGKPNRDALIENYKTSIRNVGAAGIPVVCYNFMPVFDWTRSDLHHPLPDGSTSLAFLKSDLAGVDPVADDLNLPGWDSSYSKEEMKAIIENYRQNISEEDLWANLEYFIKAILPTAEEAGVKMAIHPDDPPYGIFGLPRIITGQEAVERFLNLYDSEHNGITMCVGSYASDPKNDVLAMTEYALKRNRINFMHTRNVTAGAWGFQETAHLSQAGDIDMNAVVKLLVDYDWQGSLRPDHGRRIWGDQTKTPGYGLYDRALGATYFNGLYEANMRAAGKTPDFGIKAKTVGTKEG is encoded by the coding sequence ATGAAAATGTCATTTCGCTGGTACGGGAAAAAAGATCCTGTGACACTGGAAGAGATTAAAGCAATCCCTGGTATGCAGGGAATCGTAACGGCAGTCTACGATGTACCAGTTGGTCAGGCATGGCCCCTTGAAAACATTCTAGAGCTGAAAAAAATGGTAGAAGAGGCAGGACTTGAAATTACTGTTATTGAATCCATTCCTGTTCATGAAGACATCAAACAAGGGAAGCCAAATCGTGATGCCTTAATCGAAAACTATAAGACTTCCATCCGTAATGTCGGGGCTGCAGGTATTCCAGTTGTTTGCTACAATTTCATGCCTGTGTTTGACTGGACCCGTTCAGACTTGCACCACCCACTTCCGGATGGTTCAACCTCTTTAGCTTTCCTAAAATCTGATTTAGCAGGTGTTGATCCTGTGGCGGATGATTTGAACTTACCAGGTTGGGATTCGTCCTATTCCAAGGAAGAAATGAAGGCTATTATTGAAAATTATCGTCAGAATATCTCTGAAGAAGATTTATGGGCGAATTTGGAGTATTTTATCAAAGCGATTCTGCCAACGGCTGAGGAGGCTGGCGTCAAAATGGCCATTCACCCTGATGACCCTCCGTATGGAATTTTCGGATTGCCACGTATTATTACTGGTCAAGAAGCCGTTGAACGATTTTTGAATCTCTATGATTCAGAACACAATGGAATTACCATGTGTGTCGGATCCTATGCTTCTGATCCGAAAAATGATGTCCTTGCCATGACGGAATATGCTCTCAAACGCAATCGTATCAATTTTATGCATACGCGCAATGTGACGGCAGGTGCTTGGGGCTTCCAAGAAACTGCACATTTGTCACAGGCTGGTGACATTGATATGAATGCTGTTGTTAAATTATTGGTGGACTATGATTGGCAAGGTTCTTTGCGTCCAGATCATGGTCGTCGTATCTGGGGAGATCAGACCAAGACACCGGGCTACGGTCTGTATGACCGAGCGCTCGGGGCGACTTACTTTAATGGTCTATACGAAGCCAATATGCGAGCGGCTGGCAAAACACCAGATTTTGGTATTAAAGCAAAAACAGTTGGAACAAAGGAGGGATAA
- the uidA gene encoding beta-glucuronidase, protein MLYPIQTKTRSVYSLNGIWKFKQGNNDVHTLLDTDEVMVVPSSFNDVVVDKDKRRFVGDNWYELMVALPVVADDEELVVRFGSVTHQAKVYADGQLIREHKGGFTPFECLIPSNLYDADQFRLTVCANNELNYTTLPVGNYSEEVDENGQIVKTVKENFDFFNYAGIQRTVHLYKRPQNRIEDIVIRTELNQDLTQAVVNVDVKTVGQYDSIRMSILDQEGQEVGLLENGQMVIEHPRLWEVLDAYLYTAKVELVDGENLLDTYSEQFGIRSVAVENGQFFINGKPFYFKGFGKHEDTFINGRGFNEAANLMDLNLLKDIGANSFRTSHYPYSEEMMRLADRLGIVVLDEVPAVGLFQLFNAALNLTGDSEEAKNTWEVMQTKEAHELVIDELIARDKNHPSVVMWVVANEPAGHEKGARAYFEPLIQRMRDRDPSKRPVTLVNIMTATPDKDEVMDLVDVVCLNRYYGWYVAHGDLKAAEKGLRQELETWQKLYPDKPILITEYGADTLPGLHSMWDIPYTEEFQVDYYDMNHCVFDSIPNLVGEQVWNFADFETTVGIIRIQGNHKGLFSRNRQPKQIVREIKKRWTAIPNYHYKRK, encoded by the coding sequence ATGTTGTATCCAATACAGACAAAAACACGCTCAGTTTATTCTTTAAATGGAATATGGAAATTTAAGCAAGGGAACAATGATGTTCATACTCTGTTAGATACAGATGAGGTAATGGTTGTACCGAGTTCTTTTAATGATGTTGTTGTTGATAAGGACAAACGTCGTTTTGTCGGAGATAATTGGTATGAACTGATGGTAGCTCTTCCAGTAGTAGCTGATGATGAAGAGTTAGTTGTACGCTTTGGTTCGGTGACACATCAGGCTAAAGTCTATGCAGATGGTCAGTTAATCAGGGAGCACAAGGGTGGTTTCACACCTTTTGAATGCTTGATTCCGTCAAACTTATACGACGCTGATCAATTCCGTTTGACGGTTTGTGCTAATAATGAGTTGAATTACACAACCCTCCCAGTAGGGAATTATAGCGAAGAAGTGGATGAGAATGGTCAAATTGTGAAGACCGTCAAGGAAAATTTTGACTTTTTCAACTATGCTGGTATCCAGCGGACAGTTCATCTCTATAAACGTCCCCAAAATAGGATTGAGGATATTGTTATTCGGACGGAGCTAAATCAAGATTTGACTCAGGCGGTAGTGAATGTTGATGTGAAGACAGTTGGGCAGTACGATTCCATCCGTATGTCTATTTTAGATCAAGAGGGACAGGAAGTAGGTCTTCTTGAAAATGGACAAATGGTCATTGAACATCCACGCCTTTGGGAGGTCTTGGATGCCTATCTCTATACTGCTAAAGTTGAATTAGTTGACGGAGAAAACTTACTCGATACCTACTCAGAACAATTCGGCATTCGTAGTGTTGCGGTTGAAAATGGGCAGTTTTTCATCAATGGAAAACCTTTCTATTTCAAGGGATTTGGTAAACATGAAGATACCTTCATCAATGGGCGTGGTTTCAATGAAGCAGCCAATCTGATGGATTTGAATTTGCTTAAAGATATTGGAGCAAATTCCTTTAGGACATCTCATTATCCCTATTCTGAGGAAATGATGCGGCTGGCAGATCGTTTGGGAATTGTCGTCCTTGATGAAGTGCCAGCAGTTGGCCTGTTCCAGCTTTTCAATGCAGCCTTGAATTTGACAGGGGATTCTGAAGAAGCAAAAAATACTTGGGAAGTTATGCAAACCAAGGAGGCTCATGAGCTGGTGATTGATGAATTGATAGCGCGTGATAAGAATCATCCTTCTGTAGTGATGTGGGTTGTTGCCAATGAACCGGCAGGGCATGAAAAGGGAGCACGTGCTTACTTTGAACCTCTGATTCAGCGCATGAGGGACAGAGATCCGTCTAAGCGTCCTGTGACCTTGGTCAATATTATGACAGCAACGCCTGATAAGGATGAGGTTATGGATTTGGTCGATGTTGTCTGTCTCAATCGTTACTATGGTTGGTATGTTGCTCATGGTGACTTGAAGGCGGCAGAGAAAGGGCTCCGTCAAGAGTTGGAGACTTGGCAAAAACTTTATCCTGACAAGCCGATTTTGATTACGGAATATGGTGCAGATACTCTTCCAGGTTTGCATTCGATGTGGGATATTCCTTATACAGAGGAATTTCAGGTGGATTACTACGATATGAACCATTGCGTCTTTGATTCAATTCCGAATTTAGTTGGTGAGCAGGTATGGAATTTTGCTGATTTTGAAACTACAGTCGGTATCATTCGCATTCAAGGAAATCACAAAGGATTATTCTCAAGAAATAGACAACCCAAGCAAATTGTAAGAGAAATCAAGAAACGTTGGACTGCCATTCCAAACTACCATTATAAGAGGAAATGA
- a CDS encoding sugar kinase, whose product MKKILAFGEVLLRLSPPHYQTLTQATSLDCQFGGSELNVLASLAQLGHSVELVTALPENEVGKMAEHFLFARQIGQKHLIRKKGRLGIYYYQKGFSLRPSQVTYDRDYSAFSLSKEEEYDLEGMFDGVDWFHVSGITVALNPDIYRLAFRLMEMAKRQGVKVSFDLNYRESLWSSFEEAREKLSPFVGLADICFGLEPIQLFNESGKDVKDELGLKRPYENKEVLLAVVKGLAETYSLQSLAFTQREMTYNNEYLLKAYLYQDGILYETEKESIQVLDRVGTGDAFTAGIILGYLQEKTPQEIVDLGMASFQFKHTIEGDVNVISPSDIALLLKKGSREIKR is encoded by the coding sequence ATGAAAAAAATCTTAGCGTTTGGAGAAGTTTTATTGCGGCTATCTCCTCCTCATTATCAGACCCTAACACAAGCTACCAGTTTAGATTGTCAGTTTGGTGGCTCAGAGTTGAATGTCTTGGCCAGTTTAGCACAGTTGGGGCATTCAGTTGAGTTGGTGACGGCACTTCCTGAAAATGAAGTGGGAAAGATGGCAGAACACTTTCTCTTTGCACGGCAGATTGGACAGAAGCATCTGATTCGAAAAAAAGGAAGGCTGGGGATTTATTATTATCAAAAGGGCTTCTCTCTTAGACCTAGCCAGGTGACCTACGACCGTGATTATTCTGCCTTTAGCTTATCCAAGGAAGAAGAGTATGATTTGGAAGGTATGTTTGACGGTGTCGATTGGTTTCATGTCAGTGGTATAACGGTCGCTTTGAATCCAGATATTTATCGACTGGCCTTTCGTTTGATGGAAATGGCAAAGAGGCAGGGTGTTAAGGTTTCTTTTGACTTGAATTATCGAGAAAGTTTGTGGTCTTCTTTTGAAGAAGCGAGGGAGAAATTATCTCCTTTTGTAGGTTTAGCAGATATTTGCTTTGGTCTAGAGCCTATTCAACTCTTCAATGAATCTGGAAAAGATGTGAAGGATGAATTGGGGTTGAAGCGCCCTTATGAAAATAAAGAAGTCTTGTTGGCGGTGGTTAAAGGTCTGGCGGAGACGTATTCTTTGCAAAGTCTTGCTTTTACCCAGAGGGAAATGACCTACAATAATGAATATTTGCTGAAAGCATATTTGTATCAAGATGGTATTCTTTATGAAACGGAAAAAGAATCCATTCAAGTTTTGGACCGAGTTGGGACAGGGGATGCCTTTACAGCAGGAATTATTTTGGGCTATTTGCAGGAAAAAACGCCACAGGAAATAGTCGACTTGGGGATGGCTAGTTTTCAATTCAAACATACCATTGAAGGTGATGTCAATGTCATCAGTCCGTCAGATATTGCTTTGCTATTGAAAAAAGGGTCACGTGAAATAAAACGATAG
- a CDS encoding FadR/GntR family transcriptional regulator: MAKPLVEKASERLLELILERGYEVGDKLPNEYELAQDLEVGRSTVREAVRSLATRNILEVRQGSGTYISSKKGVSEDPLGFSLVRDRVKLTTDLFEVRYLLEPRIAERVAQFASDEDIARLEEIVLAIEEAVAAGDTKHLELDVKFHCMLAEMSGNLAMTSLMPVINQSIHLINENYSNRQMKSDSLQAHRNILMAIKQRHPVAAYDSMLAHIISVRQVVLSEWFDKDMTLHGLNDHK, translated from the coding sequence ATGGCGAAACCCTTGGTAGAAAAAGCATCAGAGCGCTTATTGGAATTGATTTTGGAAAGAGGATATGAAGTTGGTGATAAGCTTCCAAATGAGTATGAATTGGCCCAAGATTTAGAAGTTGGACGTTCGACTGTTCGTGAAGCTGTGCGAAGTTTGGCTACTCGAAATATTCTGGAGGTGCGCCAAGGGTCGGGAACCTATATCAGCTCTAAAAAAGGAGTATCAGAGGATCCCCTAGGTTTTTCTTTGGTAAGAGACCGTGTGAAGTTGACGACAGATTTGTTTGAAGTGCGGTATTTACTTGAACCGAGAATTGCGGAGCGTGTCGCTCAGTTTGCCTCGGACGAAGACATTGCTCGACTAGAAGAAATTGTCCTTGCTATTGAAGAGGCTGTTGCTGCTGGAGACACGAAGCATCTGGAGTTGGATGTGAAATTCCACTGTATGCTGGCTGAGATGAGTGGGAATCTGGCTATGACAAGTCTCATGCCTGTCATTAATCAATCTATTCATCTAATCAATGAAAACTATTCAAATCGTCAGATGAAATCGGATAGTTTACAGGCCCACAGGAATATCTTAATGGCTATCAAGCAACGTCACCCTGTTGCAGCATATGATAGCATGTTAGCACATATTATATCAGTAAGACAGGTTGTTTTAAGCGAATGGTTCGATAAAGATATGACTTTGCATGGTCTCAACGATCATAAATAG
- a CDS encoding bifunctional 4-hydroxy-2-oxoglutarate aldolase/2-dehydro-3-deoxy-phosphogluconate aldolase — MLKQLKENYFFAVIRGKDEEDAKEIARHAILGGIRNIEITFSTPNAATVIKELQEEFSDDSSVVIGAGTVMNLKLAQAAIDAGASFLVSPHFDKEIQDLAQEAEVFYFPGCATATEIVTASQAGCPIIKLFPGGVLGPGFIKDIHGPVPDVNLMPSGGVSVENVADWKKAGACAVGVGSALASRVQAEGYESVTTIARSFVAALEG; from the coding sequence ATGTTAAAGCAATTAAAAGAAAATTACTTTTTCGCAGTGATTCGCGGAAAAGATGAAGAAGATGCGAAAGAGATCGCTCGCCATGCGATTTTGGGAGGTATTCGAAATATTGAAATTACATTTTCGACTCCAAATGCAGCGACAGTTATCAAAGAATTACAAGAGGAGTTCTCAGATGATTCATCCGTAGTCATTGGGGCGGGAACAGTGATGAATCTTAAGCTGGCACAAGCGGCCATTGATGCAGGTGCTAGTTTCCTGGTTAGTCCTCATTTTGATAAAGAAATTCAAGACTTGGCGCAAGAGGCTGAGGTATTCTACTTCCCAGGTTGTGCAACTGCAACAGAGATTGTCACAGCTAGTCAGGCGGGATGTCCTATTATCAAGCTTTTCCCTGGTGGTGTCTTGGGTCCTGGATTTATCAAGGATATTCACGGCCCTGTTCCTGATGTGAATTTGATGCCTTCAGGTGGAGTTTCGGTTGAAAATGTTGCAGATTGGAAAAAGGCAGGTGCTTGTGCTGTTGGAGTCGGTTCGGCTCTGGCAAGTCGAGTGCAGGCTGAAGGCTATGAAAGTGTAACGACGATTGCTCGCAGTTTTGTTGCAGCTTTGGAGGGATGA
- the uxaC gene encoding glucuronate isomerase: protein MSFNDKNFMLKNEPAKELYGKIAELPIYDFHCHLDPKEIFEDKVYEDIVDLWLGGDHYKWRLMRANGISEEEITGSASKLDKFKAWARTLERAFGNPLYHWSHLELRQVFGVEELLTEENAERLYHQLNAYLQEHQVSPRKLIADVRVTFIGTTDHPLDSLEWHKRLAEDSTIDTVVAPTFRPDEAFIEHRNFNPFIKRLEEVTGVAVRDFASFVEALGQRVSYFAQHGCRASDISFTAISYEEATLEELDEILLARLAGKEAGQSSINKWQTAIFRELCRLYKKHGFVTQVHFGALRNNHTGLFEKLGADVGVDSIGDQTCLTVNLNRFLDNLVKENALPKMIWYNLNPSYNIALANTLANFQSNEEGVRSQLQFGAGWWFNDTKLGMIDQMNAYAEQGMLANFVGMLTDSRSFLSYQRHDYFRRILATYVGQWIVDEEVPEDYNRLGQFVEAISYYNAKEFFEQ from the coding sequence ATGAGTTTTAATGACAAAAACTTTATGCTAAAAAACGAGCCTGCTAAGGAGCTTTACGGGAAAATAGCAGAGCTTCCTATCTATGATTTCCATTGTCATCTGGATCCGAAGGAAATTTTTGAAGATAAGGTTTATGAAGATATTGTTGATTTGTGGCTGGGGGGTGACCATTATAAGTGGCGCTTGATGCGGGCTAATGGTATCTCAGAAGAAGAAATCACAGGTTCAGCAAGTAAACTAGATAAGTTTAAGGCCTGGGCAAGAACCTTGGAACGGGCTTTCGGAAATCCTCTCTATCATTGGAGTCATTTGGAATTGCGACAGGTTTTCGGTGTTGAGGAATTGTTGACCGAAGAAAATGCAGAGCGACTCTATCATCAGCTCAATGCTTATTTGCAAGAACATCAAGTTAGTCCACGGAAGCTGATTGCGGATGTTAGGGTGACCTTTATTGGGACAACTGACCATCCTCTTGATAGCTTGGAATGGCATAAGCGCTTGGCTGAGGACTCGACCATAGATACTGTAGTGGCACCGACTTTCCGACCAGATGAAGCTTTTATAGAACATCGAAATTTCAATCCATTTATTAAACGCTTGGAGGAGGTAACAGGGGTAGCAGTAAGAGACTTTGCAAGTTTTGTAGAGGCACTTGGTCAGCGTGTTTCCTATTTTGCTCAACACGGTTGCCGAGCAAGTGACATCAGTTTTACGGCTATTTCCTATGAAGAGGCTACCCTCGAAGAGTTGGATGAAATTTTACTAGCAAGACTTGCAGGTAAAGAAGCTGGTCAATCCAGTATCAATAAATGGCAGACTGCTATCTTTAGAGAATTGTGCCGATTGTACAAGAAACATGGCTTTGTGACACAAGTTCACTTCGGTGCCTTACGGAATAACCATACCGGACTGTTTGAAAAACTTGGAGCAGATGTAGGTGTGGATTCGATTGGAGACCAGACATGTCTGACTGTGAATTTGAATCGTTTCTTAGATAACTTGGTCAAGGAAAATGCCCTTCCAAAAATGATTTGGTACAATCTCAATCCAAGTTACAACATTGCTCTGGCCAATACTTTGGCGAATTTCCAGTCCAATGAGGAAGGGGTTCGTAGTCAGCTACAATTTGGTGCTGGTTGGTGGTTCAATGATACAAAGTTGGGCATGATTGACCAGATGAATGCTTATGCAGAACAGGGCATGCTTGCCAATTTCGTTGGTATGTTGACAGATTCGCGTAGCTTTTTATCTTATCAACGGCATGATTATTTCAGACGCATTTTAGCGACCTATGTTGGTCAATGGATTGTTGATGAAGAAGTGCCAGAAGATTACAATCGTTTAGGGCAATTTGTAGAAGCCATATCCTATTACAATGCCAAAGAGTTTTTTGAACAATAG